Proteins encoded by one window of uncultured Draconibacterium sp.:
- the ruvX gene encoding Holliday junction resolvase RuvX: MARILSIDYGRKRTGLAVTDPGQIIANRLTTIPTHTIWDFLKDYFNKEDVETVVVGYPKQMNNQASESVRYINPFLKKFQQIYPNIKLEIFDERFTSKIAFQTMIDGGLKKQKRQDKALVDAISATIILQNYLEQKRNLLS; this comes from the coding sequence ATGGCCCGGATATTATCAATTGATTACGGAAGAAAAAGAACAGGGTTGGCTGTTACCGATCCGGGGCAGATTATTGCCAATCGTTTAACAACCATTCCAACACATACTATTTGGGATTTTCTTAAAGATTATTTTAACAAGGAAGATGTAGAAACCGTGGTTGTTGGATACCCAAAGCAAATGAACAATCAGGCTTCAGAGTCTGTTCGTTATATCAATCCGTTTTTGAAGAAATTTCAGCAAATATATCCAAATATTAAGCTGGAAATTTTCGATGAACGTTTTACATCAAAAATAGCTTTTCAAACCATGATTGATGGAGGTCTGAAAAAGCAAAAACGGCAAGATAAGGCATTAGTTGATGCCATAAGCGCAACCATAATTTTGCAAAACTATTTAGAACAAAAACGAAATTTATTGTCGTAA